One window of Paenibacillus albicereus genomic DNA carries:
- a CDS encoding DUF916 domain-containing protein: MWIRLVLAAIVFWIAAGFTNPMDGQQLVISGDSDRINPELGAYVEDIVPGDKREYKVHVTNPTDEEITALLYAADAMPALGGGKDFTLPSDPDTGSAAWYRAPDRSITLKAGETQSFTMEMQIPESVEPGQYVSVIGVYDQSMRESAARKIGLQVVLNYKLDEAKPPEAVPHAAAYTLENGKASLTILLVNEGDSLSEPEIEVRLKRQDDASELLFERKSTVDSIYAGTVAQYMADLNRPLSPGSYMAEVKTTLGDRTEQKEFPFEVTDGRTMPSGTVIQATGDISPHHEGSFGLRPSFVYGGLLLILVIVVVVIRRRASRTE; encoded by the coding sequence ATGTGGATTCGACTGGTGCTGGCGGCAATCGTTTTTTGGATAGCCGCCGGATTTACCAACCCTATGGACGGGCAGCAATTGGTCATCAGTGGGGATTCCGACCGGATCAATCCGGAGTTGGGCGCTTATGTCGAGGATATAGTACCCGGCGATAAGCGAGAGTACAAGGTTCACGTCACGAATCCCACTGATGAGGAAATAACAGCGCTGCTCTATGCGGCCGATGCCATGCCTGCATTGGGCGGCGGAAAGGATTTTACTTTACCGAGCGATCCCGATACCGGTTCGGCTGCATGGTACAGGGCGCCGGATCGCAGTATAACCCTCAAGGCTGGCGAGACGCAAAGCTTTACAATGGAAATGCAGATACCTGAAAGTGTGGAGCCGGGCCAGTACGTGTCCGTCATCGGCGTCTACGATCAAAGTATGAGGGAATCGGCGGCGCGTAAAATCGGGTTGCAGGTCGTCCTCAACTACAAGTTGGACGAAGCGAAGCCTCCTGAGGCTGTCCCGCACGCGGCCGCATATACGCTGGAGAACGGAAAAGCGAGCCTGACGATTTTGCTGGTCAATGAAGGCGATAGCTTGTCCGAACCGGAGATCGAGGTGCGGCTCAAACGTCAGGACGATGCCAGCGAGCTTTTGTTTGAAAGGAAATCAACGGTTGATTCCATTTATGCAGGCACGGTCGCACAGTACATGGCGGACCTAAACAGGCCGCTTTCTCCCGGTTCTTACATGGCGGAAGTAAAGACAACGCTGGGTGACCGCACAGAACAGAAGGAATTCCCTTTTGAAGTAACGGACGGTCGGACTATGCCTTCAGGAACCGTGATTCAAGCTACTGGGGACATTTCTCCGCATCATGAAGGTTCATTTGGATTGCGCCCATCCTTCGTCTACGGGGGCTTGCTGCTGATTCTTGTCATCGTCGTTGTTGTTATAAGAAGAAGGGCTTCGCGCACGGAGTAA
- a CDS encoding copper amine oxidase N-terminal domain-containing protein, translated as MKRRLVSLLIVTLFGSIFSLTASAASKPPTFVSVVMDGKKIWFPDAQAFIDENGRTLVPVRFVAESLGAKVGWESKTQTVPITRDDQSIVLTIDQNVVQVDGKAVTLDTKAILSGGRTFVPLRFVSEVLGAKVDWDNPTDTVFIKTSEDSAGQIDQWGRLIRTTDLPKNASDYPYILADVPNEMYEMGYPFSHPTDSKVSSVLYSTKPEFNKKNVDIWMGRLKAFGALWLNVNYNTIDDAWAQAVFATKMQNSDAELKHIRRYAEWVKENQIQMEGYLDPEPSMIYKDGFGNNFVRSKFRIKFVSYKASNDLLYDEWFPNKQTFEKGVWYEGYADISLSTNVGGDWGSTLKVDPNASLFRNHIIRKADSN; from the coding sequence TTGAAAAGAAGGTTAGTATCCCTCCTCATTGTGACACTTTTCGGAAGTATATTCAGTTTGACGGCAAGCGCAGCCAGTAAACCGCCAACCTTTGTCAGCGTCGTCATGGACGGCAAAAAAATCTGGTTTCCCGACGCGCAGGCGTTTATTGATGAGAACGGGCGAACGCTCGTCCCGGTACGTTTTGTCGCCGAATCGCTCGGAGCGAAAGTCGGCTGGGAATCGAAAACACAGACGGTTCCGATTACGAGAGACGATCAATCTATCGTTCTGACGATTGACCAAAATGTTGTGCAGGTAGATGGCAAAGCGGTCACTTTGGATACGAAAGCCATCCTGAGCGGCGGTCGAACGTTTGTGCCGCTCCGTTTCGTCAGCGAGGTGTTAGGTGCGAAGGTGGATTGGGACAATCCGACAGACACCGTGTTTATCAAGACCAGCGAAGATAGCGCGGGGCAGATCGACCAATGGGGGCGCTTGATTCGCACGACCGACTTACCGAAGAATGCGAGCGATTATCCATACATTCTTGCGGACGTTCCGAACGAAATGTACGAGATGGGCTATCCATTTTCGCATCCAACAGACAGCAAAGTTTCATCCGTCCTCTACTCGACGAAGCCGGAATTCAACAAGAAGAACGTGGATATTTGGATGGGAAGACTGAAAGCATTCGGTGCGCTTTGGCTGAATGTAAATTACAACACGATTGATGACGCTTGGGCGCAGGCGGTTTTTGCTACCAAAATGCAAAACTCTGATGCCGAACTGAAACATATTCGCCGCTACGCAGAATGGGTCAAAGAGAACCAAATCCAGATGGAAGGCTATCTTGATCCCGAGCCATCCATGATTTATAAAGATGGGTTTGGCAACAACTTTGTGCGATCCAAGTTCAGGATTAAATTCGTCTCGTACAAGGCAAGCAATGACTTGCTTTACGATGAGTGGTTCCCGAATAAACAAACGTTTGAGAAAGGTGTTTGGTACGAAGGCTACGCCGATATTTCTCTATCCACTAATGTAGGCGGCGATTGGGGAAGTACGTTGAAGGTCGATCCGAATGCAAGTTTGTTCCGCAATCATATCATTAGAAAGGCGGACTCGAACTAG
- a CDS encoding DUF5704 domain-containing protein, which yields MRKHKFIRITLSMLLACSFLLSCFPFLMNAATPAVRVDEGKIKFEITSTAATSSIRYRTVGWTVRRDQLCTNTSSKQCSDPRNGSHASFVNQQVRQVAQNPNPPIPGEPVTTYYEVSEDLVTDGMWQAGMGDIKDNDDLYLYAIMVSVDGNGNVRKGPFYTLEGIKNAEPWAHPDDLDDYFGIHVPYRSANFPVDVVAKTVRGTILNQPEVTFHKGDYKVGETINHEFPATIEDNGKTYSIVRSYLSPKKDLTQKSWLQENPDTNPKVRTRSFTVALGGTEAIAEYAENNPVKAIYQKEDGTKLKEVDKGVYETGEEVNYTFDPQLTSGGQTYEIVRTYITNNKKPDEKLFIQEKGDAKLLERSILVGSGGSNFVGIYKIPSPITVTSRIDAPDHVDASVTSVDGNFVFEAKSPVPLKTYEITKIENATFVTPSDKSGSLSGLTASKSLPIKIPFTSGSSITVKITVVVKDANGNSGDSTSDHTVRKGDNGGDTSSPGTSQQAEAMDATASAIIKADSRGAERFDVLKGIPTSESLYVNASAKAYLYRNTFTEVKGSKSYPITVSRTYTLSWTEYVPGPPDSEGHSTTVPVSRSDTQTVTQSYNVERKYSYWLVDRLEVYGLQKVTVVNYALPSGSVTLQANGYSTPSVSATHDVAATSHITDPVYRNVVLSGQTVYGGSSRPSVPSENWKSEAENAVGKIKVKNDTVVFNGQTIMDNRTVEETAPAPGAIPASPMIGQDVLYGSGFVIDPTKTNKASQPSTGTIYYTLVKGIGGGSNQSFPINDINPVTVHTPVVNLASVANDQAHNQKTVPTADRSALILDRPFTVTIPTSGPHRDITGYGNRDYAKYVRDKQVRFPFDVYKADHATLIPKDTWTSIPVGQLTTTFYMPVWVDEGNYDVLFRTFAENSPASFTSQSNANLDLTNHVATQVVAVEVIGRLFDFRITDVADYQWEKVFRTAAGSATPTGNSYWVGTKGIDGAARGNTAPYVLPIRPGSHPESGKKNVVVKTGYHFKFEVKTLGNMFSAGDGIKITPTFYFVDKQGKNRQQVDLYYHSGTKRFIRIGSTEDTEQRLVTLDTRLRNVSQQELTNTASSLWRVNGSSGSQTSYVQQYLREAAQKRIYVGGYDGMLLPSQLRTFIGSMQVPSGIDTARANASVQRWFGEYSLPAAPYAVPAGMNLAEYGRTHRLDDNAPIFLRDGYFVVNFNIETIRNKDIAHPHLQYKNAPLDNQWHMEGFQRSFVDPYGGMFLLLDGDVVFYHADLSSYDDFGTGGTH from the coding sequence ATGCGCAAACATAAATTCATACGAATCACGTTGAGCATGCTGCTGGCATGCTCTTTTTTATTGTCGTGCTTTCCGTTTCTTATGAATGCTGCGACACCGGCTGTCCGGGTAGATGAGGGTAAGATCAAATTTGAAATCACTAGCACAGCAGCAACCTCGTCCATCCGCTACAGAACGGTAGGTTGGACGGTGCGTCGTGACCAACTCTGCACGAATACATCATCCAAACAGTGTAGTGATCCACGTAACGGCAGTCACGCATCATTTGTCAATCAACAGGTGCGTCAAGTCGCGCAAAATCCGAACCCCCCAATTCCCGGAGAGCCGGTCACGACCTACTACGAAGTCAGTGAAGATTTAGTAACGGACGGCATGTGGCAAGCAGGCATGGGAGACATCAAGGACAACGACGACCTGTACTTGTACGCAATTATGGTATCCGTCGATGGCAATGGAAACGTGCGCAAAGGACCATTTTACACGTTAGAAGGAATCAAGAACGCTGAACCTTGGGCGCACCCGGATGATCTCGATGATTACTTTGGGATTCACGTCCCCTATCGCAGCGCGAATTTTCCTGTCGATGTCGTTGCGAAAACCGTGAGAGGAACGATCCTCAATCAGCCTGAGGTCACGTTCCATAAGGGCGACTACAAAGTCGGCGAGACGATCAACCACGAGTTTCCTGCGACGATTGAGGATAACGGGAAAACGTACAGTATTGTCCGCTCCTACCTATCGCCGAAGAAGGACCTAACGCAGAAAAGCTGGTTGCAGGAAAATCCGGATACGAATCCGAAGGTGAGAACGCGAAGCTTCACGGTTGCGCTTGGCGGAACGGAAGCGATTGCCGAATACGCTGAAAATAACCCGGTAAAGGCGATCTATCAAAAGGAAGATGGTACGAAACTCAAGGAAGTCGACAAAGGCGTCTACGAGACTGGAGAGGAAGTGAACTATACGTTTGATCCGCAGCTCACATCTGGCGGCCAGACATATGAAATTGTTCGCACTTATATCACAAACAACAAGAAGCCGGATGAGAAGCTATTCATACAAGAAAAAGGCGACGCGAAGCTGCTCGAACGCTCCATCTTGGTTGGCTCTGGCGGCTCCAACTTCGTCGGCATCTATAAAATTCCTTCCCCGATTACCGTGACCTCTCGTATTGACGCGCCAGATCACGTCGATGCTTCCGTCACCTCTGTGGATGGAAATTTTGTATTTGAAGCGAAGTCACCCGTGCCGCTCAAAACGTATGAGATCACAAAAATAGAGAACGCAACATTCGTTACGCCTAGCGATAAGTCCGGCTCACTCAGCGGGCTGACGGCAAGTAAATCGCTGCCGATCAAAATTCCATTCACATCCGGCTCCAGTATTACCGTCAAAATCACGGTCGTCGTGAAAGATGCTAATGGTAACAGCGGAGATTCCACCTCGGATCACACCGTACGCAAAGGCGACAATGGCGGCGATACCTCGTCACCCGGCACGAGCCAGCAAGCCGAGGCGATGGATGCCACGGCATCGGCGATCATCAAGGCGGATTCGCGCGGCGCAGAACGCTTTGACGTTTTGAAGGGCATTCCGACCTCAGAAAGCCTTTATGTTAACGCGAGCGCCAAAGCGTATTTGTATCGCAACACATTCACGGAAGTGAAAGGCTCGAAATCTTACCCGATTACAGTCAGCCGCACGTATACGCTGAGTTGGACGGAATATGTTCCCGGCCCGCCGGATAGCGAAGGCCATTCGACCACGGTTCCGGTATCCCGATCCGACACGCAAACCGTCACCCAAAGCTACAACGTGGAGCGAAAGTACAGCTATTGGCTGGTAGACCGTTTGGAAGTGTATGGCTTACAGAAGGTGACAGTCGTCAATTACGCGCTTCCCTCCGGTTCGGTGACGCTTCAAGCAAACGGGTATTCCACACCGTCTGTTTCCGCCACCCATGATGTAGCCGCTACGTCCCATATTACGGACCCGGTGTATCGCAACGTTGTGCTTTCCGGACAAACGGTTTACGGCGGCTCCAGTAGACCTTCGGTTCCAAGCGAGAACTGGAAGTCTGAGGCTGAAAATGCAGTCGGTAAAATCAAGGTCAAAAACGATACGGTCGTCTTTAACGGACAAACGATCATGGATAATCGGACGGTTGAGGAAACGGCTCCCGCTCCGGGGGCGATTCCCGCATCTCCCATGATCGGGCAGGACGTTTTATATGGTTCGGGCTTTGTCATTGATCCGACTAAAACGAACAAGGCGAGCCAGCCAAGCACGGGCACGATTTATTATACGCTGGTCAAGGGCATCGGCGGCGGATCGAACCAAAGCTTCCCGATCAATGACATCAATCCGGTGACGGTGCATACCCCCGTCGTCAATCTGGCATCAGTAGCCAACGATCAGGCGCACAATCAGAAAACGGTGCCGACAGCCGATCGTTCGGCGCTTATTCTGGATCGTCCCTTTACCGTGACGATTCCTACCAGCGGGCCGCACCGGGACATTACCGGCTACGGCAATCGGGACTATGCCAAATATGTGCGAGACAAGCAGGTAAGGTTCCCATTCGATGTATACAAGGCTGACCACGCAACGTTGATTCCGAAGGACACCTGGACTTCGATTCCTGTCGGCCAGCTTACAACCACTTTTTACATGCCCGTTTGGGTAGATGAGGGAAATTATGATGTACTATTCCGCACGTTTGCCGAAAACAGTCCGGCTTCATTCACATCACAAAGTAATGCCAATTTGGACTTAACTAATCATGTGGCGACACAAGTTGTGGCGGTTGAGGTTATTGGCCGTCTGTTCGACTTCCGAATTACCGATGTTGCCGACTACCAGTGGGAAAAGGTGTTCAGAACGGCGGCAGGCAGTGCGACGCCGACCGGAAATAGCTATTGGGTTGGTACAAAAGGGATCGACGGCGCGGCGCGCGGCAATACGGCCCCTTACGTGCTGCCGATTCGGCCCGGCAGTCACCCGGAGAGCGGAAAGAAAAATGTTGTCGTAAAAACAGGCTATCACTTCAAATTTGAGGTCAAAACGCTCGGCAACATGTTCAGCGCGGGCGACGGGATTAAAATCACGCCTACCTTTTACTTCGTTGACAAGCAGGGCAAAAACCGACAACAGGTGGACTTGTACTATCATTCGGGAACCAAGCGGTTTATTCGGATCGGCTCCACGGAAGACACCGAGCAGCGGCTGGTGACGCTGGATACCCGTCTGCGCAATGTGTCGCAGCAGGAGTTAACCAATACTGCCAGTTCACTTTGGAGGGTGAATGGTTCTTCCGGCAGTCAGACATCGTATGTACAGCAGTATTTGAGGGAAGCGGCGCAAAAGCGGATTTACGTCGGTGGCTACGACGGCATGCTGCTTCCTTCGCAGCTCCGGACGTTTATCGGCAGTATGCAGGTGCCGTCCGGCATTGATACTGCACGAGCTAATGCCTCGGTGCAGCGCTGGTTTGGCGAGTATAGCCTTCCCGCTGCTCCCTATGCAGTGCCAGCAGGCATGAATCTGGCCGAGTACGGACGTACCCACCGGCTGGACGACAATGCGCCGATCTTCCTGCGTGACGGCTATTTTGTAGTCAATTTTAACATCGAAACCATTCGCAATAAGGACATCGCTCACCCGCATTTGCAGTATAAAAATGCGCCGCTGGACAACCAGTGGCATATGGAAGGTTTTCAGCGCAGTTTTGTCGATCCTTACGGGGGGATGTTCTTATTGCTAGACGGGGATGTTGTGTTTTATCACGCCGACTTGTCCAGCTACGACGATTTTGGTACGGGCGGCACCCATTAA
- a CDS encoding helix-turn-helix domain-containing protein: MNDLARYRLLTGASIPPAAKLLYSYLLDRAGGRNGAVLLSSRRLASEVGLSTSAVRRNLHRLQQNGLIRLTPRYSEEGIRLTNQITFV; this comes from the coding sequence ATGAATGATCTTGCCCGTTACCGGTTGCTGACCGGAGCATCTATTCCCCCTGCAGCGAAGCTGCTGTACAGCTATTTGCTGGATCGTGCAGGCGGGCGAAACGGCGCGGTACTGCTTTCGTCCAGGCGACTTGCATCAGAGGTGGGTCTTTCCACTTCTGCTGTGCGTCGCAACCTGCATCGGCTTCAGCAAAATGGACTTATTCGGCTCACGCCAAGATATTCCGAGGAAGGCATTCGTCTGACGAACCAAATTACCTTCGTATGA
- a CDS encoding Flp pilus assembly complex ATPase component TadA gives MTALLNAFILIALLLLSIFFLYLRLSRRLPERTDDTSVYTLEAMTTFVKATLHELTSSNLADFGLSEEEYRRRKSKRAELKKALRGCTSGDLRDKEYVKEIIADLLVQRYELDDANLNLLLPFHQPESLSAQDQFDILLYTYKKEAGLHALDRLVQTYEWDRQRRNEEGQLETYRITAEDIRSVFAREAPRLTTDDKLQLVVQRIYQHYKGFSVVDELRDMRVDGVSGGVSGLPPLMWEGEWSLEEDAQLQSLPRSHDSIWLFYKGKSIHLSFLSFGSEQELRRVCQIIYKHNFPGQLSEANGFKVNEMADGSRVVVLRPRFSESWAFFVRKFDVQSATLEQLIQDEGAELPIGLIRYLVSGARITAITGAQGSGKTTLLMAMVRHIPEVLPIRVQEMSFELQLRKIYPERNIVSLRETETISGQQGLDIQKKTDGSVNILGEVATDPVAAWMVQMAQVASLFTLFTHHAKTFRDLVLSLRNSLLKTKVFTNERVAEQQVVSVVNFDIHLRRDLDGRRYIERITECVPVPQETAYPEAFRGKMTKDERMAAFMETTLEYFRRSTDRPLYTARNLVEYRDGRYAAVHPLSEQSRCEIAEYLSGPDKAVFDAFLASHWGDET, from the coding sequence ATGACGGCTTTGCTCAATGCCTTCATCCTGATCGCGCTCTTGTTGCTTTCAATCTTCTTCCTTTATTTGCGCCTGAGCCGACGATTGCCGGAACGGACGGACGACACATCGGTATATACGCTGGAAGCGATGACCACTTTCGTAAAAGCAACGCTACACGAGTTAACCAGCAGCAACCTAGCCGACTTCGGTTTGTCGGAGGAAGAATACCGCCGCCGAAAAAGCAAACGGGCGGAGCTGAAAAAGGCGCTGCGGGGCTGCACCTCCGGTGATCTGCGGGACAAGGAATACGTCAAGGAGATCATTGCCGACCTGCTCGTGCAGCGCTATGAGTTGGACGATGCGAATTTGAACCTCCTGCTGCCATTTCATCAGCCGGAGTCCCTCTCCGCGCAAGACCAGTTTGATATTCTGCTTTACACATATAAAAAGGAAGCCGGGCTTCATGCGCTCGACCGGCTCGTTCAAACCTATGAATGGGATCGGCAAAGACGAAACGAGGAAGGCCAGCTTGAAACGTACCGGATTACGGCGGAGGATATTCGTAGCGTCTTCGCCCGTGAAGCGCCGCGTTTGACGACGGACGATAAGCTCCAACTTGTCGTCCAGCGGATTTATCAGCATTACAAGGGATTCAGCGTCGTGGACGAGTTGCGCGACATGCGTGTGGACGGCGTATCCGGGGGCGTATCCGGTCTGCCGCCGCTCATGTGGGAGGGCGAATGGTCGCTGGAGGAGGACGCACAGCTTCAGTCGCTGCCCCGTTCGCATGACAGCATATGGCTGTTTTACAAGGGGAAGTCCATCCACCTGAGCTTCTTGTCCTTCGGCTCCGAGCAGGAACTGCGACGCGTTTGCCAGATCATCTACAAGCACAATTTTCCCGGCCAGTTGTCCGAGGCGAACGGATTTAAGGTCAATGAAATGGCAGACGGCTCCCGCGTCGTCGTGCTACGCCCCCGATTCAGTGAATCGTGGGCTTTTTTTGTGCGCAAATTCGACGTGCAAAGCGCGACACTAGAGCAGTTGATTCAGGACGAAGGCGCGGAATTGCCGATTGGCCTCATTCGTTACTTGGTATCGGGTGCGCGGATCACCGCGATTACCGGCGCGCAGGGCAGCGGCAAAACAACGCTGCTTATGGCGATGGTTCGTCATATTCCAGAAGTGCTGCCGATCCGGGTACAGGAAATGAGCTTTGAGCTTCAATTGCGCAAAATTTATCCAGAACGCAACATCGTCAGCCTGCGCGAAACCGAGACGATTTCCGGTCAACAGGGGCTGGACATCCAGAAGAAGACGGACGGCTCTGTCAATATTTTGGGCGAGGTAGCGACCGACCCGGTCGCCGCTTGGATGGTTCAGATGGCACAGGTGGCGTCATTATTCACCTTGTTCACGCATCACGCCAAAACCTTCCGTGACCTTGTGCTGTCTCTCCGCAATTCCTTGTTGAAAACAAAGGTGTTTACGAACGAGCGTGTGGCGGAGCAGCAGGTCGTCAGCGTCGTCAATTTCGATATTCACCTCCGCCGCGACCTGGACGGACGGCGCTATATCGAGCGCATTACGGAATGCGTCCCAGTGCCGCAGGAGACGGCGTACCCGGAAGCCTTTCGCGGGAAAATGACAAAGGACGAACGGATGGCAGCCTTTATGGAAACGACGCTCGAATACTTCCGCCGCTCGACGGATCGCCCGCTGTACACCGCCCGAAATCTCGTCGAATACCGCGACGGCCGTTACGCTGCCGTTCATCCCCTGTCCGAGCAAAGTCGCTGCGAGATTGCGGAATACTTGAGCGGCCCCGATAAGGCCGTCTTTGATGCGTTTCTGGCATCCCATTGGGGGGATGAGACATGA